The following coding sequences lie in one Aquabacterium olei genomic window:
- a CDS encoding AMP-binding protein, translating into MTNVKPWLKQYEPGVPATIDPDSHPSLVSLLDAAFRAHAGTDMMAYLGSRWTFAEVDALSRQLAAWLQARKLSKGARVAVMMPNIPHYAVAIAGILRAGHVVVNVNPMYTPRELEHQLNDAEVEALIVLEYFGPTVQEVIDRTPVKHLLLASLGDVFGAIKGPWITYKSRNVDKHVIDFKLPSSSRLQVTPFKQALAEGKGLPFTPPPLTGSDVAFLQYTGGTTGVSKGATLTHRNLVANILQCEAWFKPELDKVQGQLVNVVALPLYHVFALTVCYFLSARMGTLNVMIDNARNVGKLIETLKKFKITQFPAVNTLYNALVEEPDFEQLDFSRLKVCNGGGMAVQQATAEAWQRITGVPIVEGYGLSETSPVVTVNRLDNRQYNGAIGYPLPSTEVALLDEQGQPVAQGEAGEIAVRGPQVMAGYWKRPEETARVMTADGFFRTGDIGVMAADGLIKIVDRKKDMILVSGFNVYPNEIEQVVSLHPGVTECCAIGVPDERSGEAVKLFVVRKDYSLSEDDVAAYCKEQLTGYKRPKYIEFREDLPMSNVGKILRKDLRDEELAAMARRKKVA; encoded by the coding sequence ATGACCAACGTCAAACCCTGGTTGAAGCAGTACGAACCCGGCGTCCCGGCCACGATCGATCCGGACAGCCACCCCTCGCTGGTGTCGCTGCTCGATGCCGCCTTCCGCGCGCACGCGGGCACGGACATGATGGCCTATCTGGGCTCGCGCTGGACCTTCGCCGAGGTCGACGCCCTGTCGCGGCAACTGGCCGCCTGGCTGCAGGCCCGCAAGCTCTCGAAAGGCGCCCGCGTCGCCGTGATGATGCCCAACATCCCGCACTACGCCGTGGCCATTGCCGGCATCCTGCGGGCGGGTCACGTGGTGGTCAACGTCAACCCGATGTACACGCCGCGCGAACTGGAACACCAGCTCAACGATGCCGAGGTCGAAGCCCTCATCGTGCTCGAGTACTTCGGCCCGACGGTGCAGGAAGTGATCGACCGCACGCCCGTCAAGCACCTTCTGCTGGCTTCGCTGGGCGACGTGTTTGGTGCGATCAAGGGCCCCTGGATCACGTACAAGTCGCGCAATGTGGACAAGCACGTGATCGATTTCAAGCTGCCGTCCAGCAGCCGGCTGCAGGTCACCCCGTTCAAGCAGGCGCTGGCCGAAGGCAAGGGCCTGCCCTTCACCCCGCCGCCCCTGACCGGCAGCGATGTGGCCTTCCTGCAGTACACCGGCGGCACCACCGGCGTGTCGAAGGGCGCCACGCTCACGCACCGCAACCTGGTGGCCAACATCCTGCAGTGCGAGGCCTGGTTCAAGCCCGAGCTCGACAAGGTGCAGGGCCAGCTGGTCAACGTGGTGGCCCTGCCGCTGTACCACGTGTTCGCGCTGACGGTGTGCTACTTCCTGAGCGCACGCATGGGCACGCTGAACGTGATGATCGACAACGCCCGCAACGTCGGCAAGCTGATCGAGACGCTCAAGAAGTTCAAGATCACCCAGTTCCCCGCGGTCAACACGCTCTACAACGCGCTGGTCGAAGAGCCCGATTTCGAGCAGCTCGACTTCTCGCGCCTGAAGGTGTGCAACGGCGGCGGCATGGCCGTGCAGCAGGCCACCGCAGAGGCCTGGCAGCGCATCACGGGCGTGCCCATCGTCGAAGGCTATGGCCTGTCGGAGACCTCGCCCGTGGTGACCGTCAACCGGCTCGACAACCGCCAGTACAACGGCGCCATCGGCTATCCGCTGCCCTCCACCGAGGTCGCGCTGCTCGATGAACAGGGCCAGCCCGTGGCCCAGGGCGAAGCCGGCGAGATCGCCGTGCGCGGCCCGCAGGTGATGGCCGGCTACTGGAAGCGCCCCGAAGAGACCGCCAGGGTGATGACGGCCGACGGCTTCTTCCGCACCGGCGACATCGGGGTGATGGCGGCAGACGGTCTCATCAAGATCGTGGACCGCAAGAAGGACATGATCCTGGTGTCGGGCTTCAATGTGTACCCCAACGAGATCGAGCAGGTGGTGAGCCTGCACCCTGGCGTGACCGAGTGCTGTGCCATCGGCGTGCCGGACGAACGCTCCGGCGAGGCCGTCAAGCTGTTCGTGGTGCGCAAGGACTACAGCCTGTCCGAGGACGACGTCGCCGCCTACTGCAAGGAGCAGCTCACGGGCTACAAGCGGCCCAAGTACATCGAGTTCCGCGAAGACCTGCCGATGAGCAACGTCGGCAAGATCCTGCGCAAGGACCTGCGCGACGAGGAACTGGCTGCGATGGCGCGCCGCAAGAAGGTGGCCTGA
- a CDS encoding TolC family protein, whose amino-acid sequence MPVHRALGCLRGLGPAVWAGSLLCGVPSFAPALQLDWHLRLAQAPVAADAPPPRSGAPAWVRWLDAVIDNPALAEAEAQADAAEARHRRGAREATWPRLDAQASGQRGRQVGDGRAVDAPATSHSLTLSMPLWRPAEQREVQGLQATGQATRLQALATRSELALGVSQAYLAGLHAQARASIRARQIAELEALEQVQARLLTAGLLTLVDVQATRSLALQVQDQWLQDQGDAAQQLLTLRRLVGPTASLPRGLHTPAPGPFPPRWHDREGGDVAVLVRAHPLAEAAQAQIRAAQARVEARQAARWLPTVEASASRGYRQTTPRSDGVADRQSLRNDSIGVSAQWTLFGADTLGDGERIAAAELVQALARHDVVVAELARDLRAAIETHRLEEQHLGARTAWLRHAEAALDAVHRAWLAGLRPTSDRLRAQQAVLDAALAVADSQVARMTSGTRILALLGKLDAAHIAPWLAEIDHPTSDLATP is encoded by the coding sequence GTGCCCGTCCATCGGGCCCTCGGGTGCCTGCGCGGGCTTGGCCCGGCCGTGTGGGCCGGCAGCCTGCTCTGCGGCGTCCCCAGCTTCGCCCCCGCCCTGCAGCTCGACTGGCACCTGCGGCTGGCGCAGGCCCCCGTGGCGGCGGATGCGCCACCGCCGCGCTCAGGGGCCCCGGCCTGGGTACGCTGGCTGGACGCCGTCATCGACAACCCGGCGCTGGCAGAGGCCGAGGCTCAGGCCGACGCCGCGGAAGCGCGTCATCGCCGGGGCGCACGAGAGGCCACGTGGCCGCGCCTGGATGCCCAGGCCAGCGGGCAGCGCGGGCGGCAGGTCGGTGACGGTCGGGCGGTCGACGCGCCCGCGACCAGCCACAGCCTCACACTGAGCATGCCGCTGTGGCGCCCCGCCGAGCAACGGGAAGTCCAGGGCCTGCAGGCGACGGGACAGGCCACTCGCCTACAGGCCCTGGCCACCCGGTCCGAGCTGGCCCTTGGCGTCAGCCAGGCCTACCTGGCCGGGCTGCATGCGCAGGCCAGGGCGTCCATCCGCGCCCGGCAGATCGCCGAACTCGAGGCGCTCGAACAGGTTCAGGCGCGCCTGCTGACCGCAGGCCTGCTCACGCTGGTGGACGTGCAGGCCACCCGCTCGCTCGCCCTGCAGGTGCAGGACCAGTGGCTGCAGGATCAAGGTGACGCGGCCCAACAACTGCTGACCCTTCGCCGCCTGGTCGGGCCGACCGCCTCGCTGCCGCGCGGGCTGCACACGCCGGCCCCGGGCCCTTTTCCCCCGCGTTGGCATGACAGGGAGGGTGGGGACGTGGCCGTCCTCGTGCGCGCACACCCGCTGGCCGAGGCGGCGCAGGCCCAGATCCGCGCCGCCCAGGCCCGGGTCGAGGCGCGGCAGGCGGCGCGCTGGCTGCCCACGGTGGAGGCCTCTGCAAGCCGGGGGTACCGTCAGACCACGCCGCGCTCCGACGGGGTCGCCGACCGGCAGTCCCTGCGCAACGACAGCATCGGTGTGAGTGCGCAATGGACCCTCTTCGGTGCCGACACGCTGGGCGATGGCGAGCGCATCGCGGCCGCCGAACTGGTGCAGGCCCTGGCCCGCCATGACGTGGTGGTGGCCGAACTCGCACGGGACCTGCGGGCGGCCATCGAGACCCACCGCCTCGAGGAGCAACACCTGGGGGCGCGAACCGCGTGGCTGCGACACGCCGAAGCCGCCCTCGACGCCGTCCACCGCGCGTGGCTTGCGGGCCTGCGCCCCACCAGCGACCGACTCCGTGCCCAGCAGGCCGTGCTCGACGCGGCGCTGGCGGTGGCCGACAGCCAGGTGGCCCGCATGACATCGGGCACCCGGATCCTGGCCCTGCTCGGCAAGCTGGACGCGGCGCACATCGCGCCCTGGCTCGCGGAGATCGACCACCCGACGAGCGACCTCGCGACGCCATGA
- a CDS encoding GntR family transcriptional regulator — protein MTLVVPSLSTPSVALSAGTLAERVYAQIKQLIFDFVLLPGDRFSESDLANRVQVSRTPLRQALQRLQREGFLLVFPKSGWQVAPLDFNAFDQLYDLRMLLETHAVVRLCEADPRPSLDELNRVWLVPEAERQHTVLTIDRLDEAFHTALVEAAGNAEMARVHADVTDRIRIIRRLDFTKPQRVEATYEEHAQILRAVTRRRADEAQRLLRAHIEHSKLEVRRITIETLQNARLRMAEAHTPQG, from the coding sequence ATGACGCTGGTCGTTCCGTCCCTGTCCACGCCGTCTGTCGCCCTGTCTGCCGGCACGCTGGCCGAGCGGGTGTACGCCCAGATCAAGCAGCTGATCTTCGATTTCGTGCTGTTACCGGGCGATCGGTTCTCGGAGAGCGATCTGGCCAACCGTGTGCAGGTCAGCCGCACGCCACTGCGCCAGGCATTGCAACGCCTGCAGCGCGAGGGGTTCCTGCTCGTGTTCCCCAAGAGCGGGTGGCAGGTCGCCCCGCTCGATTTCAACGCCTTCGACCAGCTCTACGACCTGCGCATGCTGCTCGAAACGCACGCGGTGGTCCGCCTGTGCGAGGCCGATCCGCGTCCTTCGCTCGATGAGCTCAACCGTGTGTGGCTGGTGCCCGAGGCCGAGCGTCAGCACACCGTGTTGACGATCGACCGTCTTGACGAGGCCTTCCACACCGCCTTGGTGGAGGCCGCGGGCAACGCCGAGATGGCGCGTGTGCACGCCGATGTGACCGACCGCATCCGCATCATCCGCCGGCTGGATTTCACCAAGCCGCAGCGTGTGGAGGCCACGTACGAGGAGCACGCGCAGATCCTGCGTGCCGTTACCCGGCGTCGTGCCGACGAGGCGCAGCGACTGCTGCGCGCCCACATCGAGCACAGCAAGCTCGAGGTGCGGCGGATCACGATCGAGACGCTCCAGAACGCCCGGCTGCGCATGGCCGAGGCGCACACCCCGCAGGGCTGA
- a CDS encoding TetR/AcrR family transcriptional regulator — protein MTTPTISQRRYSGVSADERRAQRHERLLQAAYEVFGVHGYRLTTMRLICAQARLADRYFHEHFATVHECFKHVHDRTTMDVSMAVEEAIRSLPPDLLTRARGALQTFFEQIRQDPRRARILIQDASNSGLTAEDRVAQQYAFIVDLLRARFRQKYPALQGYPNIDLIISGCIGMVSHTTMLWIERGFDLPVETLIDHNLYAWTGLDQWLSSANATALQKTA, from the coding sequence ATGACGACACCGACGATCTCGCAGCGTCGCTACAGCGGCGTGAGCGCCGATGAACGCCGGGCGCAGCGACACGAAAGGCTGCTGCAGGCAGCCTACGAAGTGTTCGGGGTGCACGGCTACCGGCTGACGACGATGCGCCTGATCTGCGCGCAGGCGCGCCTGGCAGACCGCTACTTCCACGAACACTTCGCCACCGTTCACGAGTGCTTCAAGCACGTGCACGATCGGACGACGATGGACGTGTCCATGGCGGTGGAGGAGGCCATCCGCAGCCTGCCCCCTGACCTGCTGACACGCGCCCGGGGGGCGCTGCAGACCTTCTTCGAGCAGATCCGACAGGACCCCCGTCGCGCCCGCATCCTCATTCAGGATGCCTCGAACAGTGGGCTGACCGCCGAGGACCGCGTGGCGCAGCAATACGCCTTCATCGTGGACCTGCTTCGCGCGCGGTTTCGCCAGAAGTACCCTGCCCTGCAGGGATACCCGAATATCGACCTCATCATTTCCGGATGCATCGGCATGGTGAGTCATACCACGATGCTGTGGATCGAGCGCGGTTTCGACCTTCCTGTCGAAACCCTGATCGATCACAACCTCTACGCGTGGACGGGACTGGACCAGTGGTTATCTTCCGCCAACGCCACGGCGCTCCAGAAAACCGCGTGA
- a CDS encoding acyl-CoA dehydrogenase C-terminal domain-containing protein has translation MPQYKAPLRDMRFLLNEVFDFEGHFKSLPNGEEASPDMVDAILEGCATFCEEVLAPLNLPGDLEGCTLKDGEVTTPKGFKEAYAEYVAGGWQGLSHPKEYGGQELPMSLNLLKAEMMGTANWSFTMYPGLSLGCMNTVFQFGSTEQKATYMPPLVSGEWTGTMCLTEPQCGTDLGQVKTKAEPQPDGSFKLTGTKIFISSGEHDLAENIIHIVLARLPDAPKGTRGISLFIVPKFLVNKDGSVGERNAVRAGALEHKMGIRASATCVMNFDGATGYMIAEPNKGLEAMFTFMNTARIGTAVQGLAHAELSYQGSLPYAKERRSMRALSGKKDADHPNDALIWHADVRRMLLTQRAVAEGARAMIYEAAKLADHMVAGVATGDQAKYEAYDDKLGFYTPILKGFITEMGLECANLGMQVFGGHGYIKEHGMEQIARDARIATLYEGTTGIQALDLLGRKTLLQSRGKCIFNFTNEMIALAKPHLLDGDAVGAMARASFKRALEWKWITVKIMLRANKDRDVVSAACYDFLMYAGFAMMGHFWLKQAIVAKQKLAQGGKESKEFYTAKLQTAEFFFERLAPRANAHKKTMLSSTRSIMQMDNEHFSFV, from the coding sequence ATGCCGCAGTACAAGGCGCCTTTGCGCGACATGCGCTTCCTGCTCAACGAAGTCTTTGATTTCGAGGGCCACTTCAAGAGCCTGCCCAATGGCGAAGAAGCCTCGCCCGACATGGTGGACGCCATCCTGGAAGGCTGCGCCACCTTCTGCGAAGAAGTGCTGGCCCCGCTGAACCTGCCGGGTGACCTCGAGGGCTGCACGCTCAAGGACGGCGAAGTCACCACGCCCAAGGGCTTCAAGGAAGCCTATGCCGAGTACGTGGCCGGCGGCTGGCAGGGCCTGTCGCACCCCAAGGAGTACGGCGGGCAGGAGCTGCCCATGTCGCTCAACCTGCTCAAGGCCGAGATGATGGGCACGGCCAACTGGTCGTTCACCATGTACCCCGGCCTGAGCCTGGGCTGCATGAACACGGTGTTCCAGTTCGGCTCGACCGAGCAGAAGGCCACCTACATGCCCCCGCTGGTCAGCGGCGAATGGACGGGAACGATGTGCCTGACCGAGCCGCAGTGCGGCACCGACCTGGGGCAGGTCAAGACCAAGGCCGAACCCCAGCCCGACGGCTCCTTCAAGCTCACCGGCACCAAGATCTTCATCTCGTCGGGTGAGCACGATCTGGCCGAGAACATCATCCACATCGTGCTGGCCCGTCTGCCCGATGCGCCCAAGGGCACCCGCGGCATCTCGCTGTTCATCGTGCCGAAGTTCCTCGTCAACAAGGACGGCAGCGTGGGTGAGCGCAACGCGGTGCGCGCCGGTGCGCTCGAGCACAAGATGGGCATCCGTGCTTCGGCCACCTGCGTGATGAACTTCGACGGCGCCACCGGCTACATGATTGCCGAGCCCAACAAGGGCCTGGAGGCCATGTTCACCTTCATGAACACCGCACGCATCGGCACCGCCGTGCAGGGCCTGGCCCACGCCGAGTTGTCGTACCAGGGTTCATTGCCGTATGCCAAGGAGCGCCGCTCGATGCGGGCGCTGTCGGGCAAGAAGGACGCCGACCACCCGAACGACGCGCTGATCTGGCACGCCGACGTGCGCCGCATGCTGCTGACCCAGCGCGCCGTGGCTGAAGGCGCCCGCGCCATGATCTACGAAGCCGCCAAGCTGGCCGACCACATGGTGGCCGGCGTGGCCACGGGCGACCAGGCCAAGTACGAGGCCTACGACGACAAGCTGGGTTTCTACACACCCATCCTGAAGGGCTTCATCACCGAGATGGGCCTGGAATGCGCCAACCTGGGCATGCAGGTCTTCGGTGGCCACGGCTACATCAAGGAGCACGGCATGGAGCAGATCGCCCGTGACGCGCGCATCGCCACCCTGTACGAAGGCACGACCGGCATCCAGGCGCTCGACCTGCTGGGCCGCAAGACCCTGCTGCAGTCGCGCGGCAAGTGCATCTTCAACTTCACCAACGAGATGATCGCGCTGGCCAAGCCGCACCTGCTCGACGGCGACGCCGTCGGCGCCATGGCCCGCGCCTCGTTCAAGCGCGCGCTCGAGTGGAAGTGGATCACCGTCAAGATCATGCTGCGCGCCAACAAGGACCGCGACGTGGTCAGCGCCGCCTGCTACGACTTCCTGATGTACGCCGGCTTCGCGATGATGGGCCACTTCTGGCTCAAGCAGGCCATTGTGGCCAAGCAGAAGCTCGCCCAGGGCGGCAAGGAGTCGAAGGAGTTCTACACCGCCAAGCTCCAGACGGCCGAGTTCTTCTTCGAGCGCCTCGCCCCGCGCGCCAACGCGCACAAGAAGACCATGCTGTCGTCGACGCGCTCCATCATGCAGATGGACAACGAGCACTTCAGCTTCGTCTGA
- a CDS encoding HlyD family secretion protein, which translates to MTTTPPSPPPRDDGPLFRPEALAARVGTLTGPALSIGPVGARVWTALVVALALAVLGVLIWGQHTRKERVTGVLQARSGVSTLVAPGTGVLMRLPVKEGQTVRAGDVLAEIHQTQHSDLGDALSQVEVSLRERQQALRTEAARRHDSLQARLSGLDERTSHLRQSARSLQTELQLQAQQQAVAERLLEQMRPLRDDRIVSELQFAQQLQLVTQHASRQQELRRQSTQMQAELAQVQTDRQHLLADEAAQSALRQRDALTLHAEQAQRRREQVMLLRAPVNGTVTNLRLAEGQTVAGGATVLSVVPAASPLEAVLRVPSTAMGFLRPGQTVRLAYDAFPYQRFGQHRGQITAIPLADVPASELGGNRQDTRAVFLVHVALERDTVVAYGQALPLRSGHTLVADIEIERRALWRWLFDPLFAFTGRL; encoded by the coding sequence ATGACCACCACGCCCCCCAGCCCGCCGCCGCGTGATGACGGCCCCCTGTTCCGCCCTGAAGCGCTGGCCGCGCGCGTCGGCACCCTGACAGGCCCCGCCCTCTCGATCGGGCCCGTCGGGGCCCGCGTGTGGACCGCCCTGGTGGTGGCCCTGGCCCTGGCGGTGCTCGGCGTGCTGATCTGGGGACAGCACACCCGCAAGGAGCGCGTGACCGGCGTGCTGCAGGCCCGGTCCGGCGTGTCCACGCTGGTGGCGCCCGGCACCGGGGTGCTGATGCGGCTGCCCGTGAAAGAAGGCCAGACCGTGCGGGCCGGTGATGTCCTGGCCGAGATCCACCAGACCCAGCACAGCGATCTGGGCGATGCCCTGAGCCAGGTCGAGGTCAGCCTGCGGGAACGGCAGCAGGCCTTGCGCACCGAAGCGGCCCGGCGTCATGACAGCCTGCAGGCCCGGCTGTCCGGCCTGGACGAGCGCACGAGCCACCTGCGCCAATCGGCGCGCTCGCTTCAGACGGAGCTGCAGTTGCAGGCTCAGCAGCAAGCGGTGGCAGAGCGCCTGCTGGAGCAGATGCGCCCCCTGCGCGACGACCGCATCGTGTCGGAGCTCCAGTTCGCGCAGCAGCTGCAACTCGTCACGCAGCACGCCTCGCGCCAGCAGGAGTTGCGGCGCCAGTCCACCCAGATGCAGGCCGAACTGGCGCAGGTGCAGACCGATCGGCAGCACCTGCTGGCGGACGAGGCCGCGCAATCGGCGCTGCGGCAGCGCGATGCCCTGACGCTGCATGCCGAACAGGCTCAGCGCCGCCGCGAGCAGGTGATGCTGCTGCGCGCACCGGTGAACGGCACCGTCACCAACCTGCGTCTCGCGGAAGGGCAGACGGTGGCCGGCGGGGCCACGGTGCTCAGCGTGGTCCCGGCCGCCTCGCCGCTTGAAGCGGTGCTGCGCGTGCCCAGCACCGCCATGGGCTTTCTGCGGCCGGGGCAGACCGTGCGCCTGGCCTACGACGCCTTTCCCTACCAGCGTTTCGGCCAGCACCGGGGGCAGATCACGGCCATCCCGCTGGCCGATGTGCCGGCCAGCGAACTGGGCGGCAACCGGCAGGACACCCGGGCGGTGTTTCTGGTTCACGTGGCGCTGGAACGCGACACGGTGGTGGCCTACGGCCAGGCGCTGCCCTTGCGCAGCGGCCACACCCTGGTGGCCGACATCGAGATCGAGCGCCGGGCCTTGTGGCGCTGGCTCTTCGATCCCCTCTTCGCCTTCACCGGCCGACTCTGA
- a CDS encoding peptidase domain-containing ABC transporter has protein sequence MISSSSSAPSSSGWRRPRVPVVLQTEATECGLACLAMVLGAHGHDTDLHTLRQRFAVSARGTTLAVLMDMAARLKLSARAVRLELDELEALQRPCVLHWDMNHFVVLVAVDGQRVTVHDPAVGERRMSLAEAGRHFTGVALELSPAAAFQPRRERTPWRLRSLFAGHPGLGRSFAQMAVLSVVLEVFTLLMPLLSQWVIDDVIVSRDQPLLVVLALALGLLALMSLATRLLRSWVALGTGLRWQLASSTRVFGHLIQLPLSYFERRHTGDVLSRMHAVESIQDTLTHTLVEAVLDGLVSLITLGLMFAYSPLLGGIVLGVAVCYLGVRLAVFGPYRRAAEELIVRQAQTQSFLLETLRGIHAIKFFSRPAWRVAGWMNQQAAIVNARVRQERINLLHQGINGTVGALEQATVLYLAASMIIDEHFSIGMLVAFLAYKGQFLQRVGDFIERLINLRLLRVQGDRLADIVLTPTEAPSSAQQMQRAATPLPQGGMTLSLHDVVYRYDPQSQPVLDHISLTLRSGQTLAVVGPSGGGKSTLMKVLAGQVTPESGEVRLNGVPLAQLGAEAHRSVIGTVFQDDQLFSGNLYDNIAMHDAHATPEKVRHAAELACVHDDIARLPMGYQTLVGNMGTSLSGGQKQRVLLARALYKQPQFLLLDEYTSHLDFATERRVQDHIQALGCARFIITHREHSLREGDDIRVLWGGRLMHPEELETLAREA, from the coding sequence ATGATCTCTTCCTCCTCCTCTGCCCCGTCGTCGTCGGGATGGCGACGCCCCCGTGTGCCGGTGGTCCTGCAGACCGAAGCGACCGAATGCGGCCTGGCCTGCCTGGCCATGGTGCTGGGCGCCCACGGACACGACACCGACCTGCACACGCTCAGGCAGCGCTTTGCGGTGTCCGCGCGCGGCACGACCCTGGCGGTGCTGATGGACATGGCCGCCAGACTGAAGCTGTCCGCCCGGGCCGTGCGGCTGGAACTTGACGAACTGGAGGCACTGCAACGCCCCTGCGTGCTGCACTGGGACATGAACCACTTCGTGGTGCTGGTCGCGGTGGACGGCCAGCGGGTCACGGTGCACGACCCGGCCGTGGGCGAGCGGCGCATGAGCCTGGCCGAAGCCGGGCGCCATTTCACCGGCGTCGCGCTGGAGTTGTCTCCGGCCGCTGCGTTTCAACCCCGGCGTGAGCGCACGCCATGGCGCCTTCGCAGCCTGTTCGCCGGCCACCCCGGGCTGGGCCGTTCGTTCGCACAGATGGCGGTGCTGTCGGTGGTGCTGGAGGTGTTCACCTTGCTGATGCCCTTGCTCAGCCAGTGGGTCATCGACGACGTCATCGTCAGCCGCGATCAGCCCCTGCTCGTGGTGCTGGCCCTGGCGCTCGGCCTGCTCGCCCTCATGTCGCTGGCCACGCGGCTGTTGCGCAGCTGGGTGGCGCTGGGCACCGGTCTGCGCTGGCAGCTCGCCAGCAGCACGCGCGTCTTCGGTCACCTGATCCAGCTGCCGCTGTCGTACTTCGAGCGCCGGCATACCGGCGATGTGCTGTCGCGCATGCATGCCGTCGAGTCCATTCAGGACACCCTCACCCACACCCTGGTGGAGGCGGTGCTAGACGGGCTGGTCAGCCTCATCACGCTGGGCCTGATGTTCGCGTACAGCCCCCTGCTCGGCGGCATCGTGCTGGGCGTGGCCGTGTGCTACCTCGGCGTGCGGCTCGCGGTGTTCGGCCCGTACCGCCGCGCCGCGGAAGAGCTCATCGTGCGGCAGGCGCAGACACAGTCCTTTCTGCTGGAGACGCTGCGAGGCATCCATGCGATCAAGTTCTTCTCCCGGCCGGCATGGCGCGTGGCGGGCTGGATGAACCAGCAGGCCGCCATCGTCAACGCCCGCGTCAGGCAGGAGCGCATCAACCTGCTGCATCAGGGCATCAACGGCACGGTCGGCGCGCTCGAACAGGCCACGGTGCTGTACCTCGCCGCCAGCATGATCATCGACGAGCACTTCTCCATCGGGATGCTCGTTGCCTTTCTTGCGTACAAGGGCCAGTTCCTGCAACGCGTCGGCGACTTCATCGAGCGGCTCATCAACCTGCGCCTGCTGCGCGTTCAGGGCGACCGGCTCGCTGACATCGTGCTCACGCCGACCGAAGCCCCCTCGTCTGCGCAGCAGATGCAGCGTGCGGCCACCCCCTTGCCGCAAGGGGGCATGACGCTCAGCCTGCATGACGTCGTCTACCGATACGACCCGCAATCGCAGCCCGTCCTCGACCACATCAGCCTGACCCTGCGCAGCGGGCAGACCCTCGCGGTCGTGGGTCCGTCGGGCGGCGGCAAGTCCACGCTGATGAAGGTGCTGGCAGGCCAGGTCACGCCGGAATCGGGCGAAGTGCGGCTCAACGGCGTGCCGCTCGCCCAGCTGGGTGCCGAAGCCCACCGCTCGGTGATCGGCACCGTCTTTCAGGACGATCAGCTGTTCTCCGGCAACCTCTACGACAACATCGCCATGCACGACGCGCACGCCACGCCGGAGAAGGTACGGCACGCCGCCGAACTGGCCTGCGTGCACGACGACATCGCGCGCCTGCCCATGGGCTACCAGACGCTGGTCGGCAACATGGGCACAAGCCTGTCTGGCGGGCAGAAGCAACGCGTGCTGCTGGCCCGCGCACTCTACAAACAGCCGCAGTTCCTGCTGCTCGACGAATACACCAGCCACCTCGACTTCGCCACCGAGCGGCGTGTGCAGGACCACATCCAGGCCCTGGGCTGCGCGCGCTTCATCATCACCCACCGGGAGCACTCGCTCCGCGAAGGCGATGACATCCGCGTGCTGTGGGGCGGTCGCCTGATGCACCCCGAAGAGCTGGAAACCCTCGCCCGGGAAGCGTGA